Sequence from the Camarhynchus parvulus chromosome 1, STF_HiC, whole genome shotgun sequence genome:
gttACTTTTATTGCCAGTCCCCAGCTGCCCGTAAGTGTTAGCTCCCCAGGCATAGAGCAAGCCCTCATCTGTTAGTGCTAGAGTGTGCGCATAGCCACAGGCAATCTGTAAGTAAATGTATATAGCGTTACTCCTGAACCAAACacaatgagaaacaaaatatcGCACACATTATTATGGTAAGTATCTCAGGCACTCTGCACCCAGCCCCACAATGTGATACTTCTCAGTACAGGCAGCTAACACAAGGTATGTTGGCTGTAGGTACTGCAAAAGTCCCAGCTTCATTAATTGCATTGGCTGCTCCCAAGTAACTTACTGCACACTACAAGTCTCCCTAGGTGCTACCTGCTTTCTTTTCACATGAGGAACGTGGAACTTCATCACATCTTGCAATGCTCTGAAAGTATTTCAGAGCTGGATTATTCTGAATACAGTATGAGTATTCTGTAATGAGGAGAGCTGCAGTTCAACAGCCAACAACTCCTCAATCCAACTCACCACATTCAACTCTACAGAACCTTCCCAAAAAGccaggaaatcccaaattttagTTTAATTCTctagctagaaaaaaaaaaataaacccaacccaaatccaaacaaaccaaactaaaccCAATCACCAAACAATCAAACCCACCCCCATGTCTCATCTTTCCTCTCCCCTTGCTTCTAAAGGACTAATTAGAATACTTTGAACAAATCTGAACATCTGATTCGCCTTGTCTTTGACTATCACATTTCATTTAACTTTGTAACAAATGTGCAATTTGTAACCACTGCATAATTCACTAGTAGTTACAGAAGCTAACTTTAAACCTTTCCAAGCATTTACCAAAGCAAGTACTTCACAGCTTACTTGCAGGTTGTATAAGCAAAATATAATTCATTGtagcttaagaaaaaaattcagcattggAAGTAGTGAAATCTAGAAGCAGGTATAATACTCCAAGGAGAGGTTtccagcagaaggcagcagcaggaatgcacTTTCACTTCCACACTGGGCATACCTGGAGCACACAGACGCTGTGCAGCGCTGCCACTCTGCACGGGGTCAGCTGGTTCCCGTTGTTCCCCAGCCCGAGCTGCCCATTGCCATTGTAACCCCAGCCATAAACCTGAGtgcacaaggaaaacaaaattaagccACTCTTCACCAGGAGTACAGAGCACTTAAGACCTAGTATCAAGCACAAGCCAAGAAAAGTacttattattaaaaaattgtgCGCTATCTGAAGAGCAATACAGAGAAGGCTGAAAGATATTAAGTAAACTGCAATGACTTACTGCACTCAACTTCTCCACCTTGCATTTACCTTTTAAAGAAGCTAAAAAACATGTCTTAGAAGTACCAGGAATTCGGCAATAAACTCACACTACACCAAAATCTCTCCCATAGCATCAACACTTTGACTTTTACACCATTCTTTCCCttattacttttcctttttttttaagttattctGATGAACTGATCAGTTTAAATGGAAGTCCCCAGTTTATCTCTAATTCTCCCTTTAGTTTTGTTACAGTGGACACACCATGACATACATAAGGACAATGAAAACCCCTCTCAGCTTTAGGGACTTTGCAGTCCTTCCATTCACAAGGAGATATTACCCTCTGTTTGGTGAAATGAAGTAAAATAGAGGTCACAGTTCAAACCTAAAAACAAGACAGCACCATAAACTTATGTCAAATGGAACAGTTGCACAACGGGAGggcaatgtttaaaaaaatgttttgggtttgttgctGGTAATTAAGCaatgtctttaaaaaacagGATCAGCCAATGTATCCTTGCAGAAAAATGAACTGTTTGATTGTGCACGTTTTAAAGAAATAGACTAATTTAATGAATTAAAAGAATTTAACACAATTTATGTTAAGTAATCTCTTGCAACATGAAGACAGACATGGTTAATACAGCTGTTCAAATTCTTGCAGTTGCAGACTTGGTAAGAATTGTGCTCCCAATACAGTCTTTGCCATAAGAAGGAATATTGAAAGACTGCATCTCCAGTCACTTGCagtgttttcctgcagctggctCACAGAAGTTGTCAGGACAACTCTGGCAATAACAGCCCTAACCTGAGCACTCCCTGCCAGCATTTCTCCATATTCAGACACCAGCTTGGTGGATTCAAGTAACAGAGAATGagggaatgcagcagcagcacttacCTCACCATTGTTTACTACAGCCATGGAGGAGGTCTGGCCACAAGCAATGCCAACCACAATTTTGCCCTGCAAGCAGTTGGAAACTCTGCGAGGAGTTGGCTGGTTGGCTGTAGATCCAGATCCAACTTGACCGCAGTTATTGTAGCCCCAAGCGTACAGCTGtccataaaaacaaacaaacaaagccacacaGTTTAAAGCTTAATAATAGCAATGATAGCAATAGATAATCTTCCCACAGGCAGCCCCAGATTGGGTAAACTATCCTACTTAACAGGCTAAAATGCTTAAAGTTCATTTTCatgaatgaaaattataaaCAGCATTAGGACTCATTTAACAAATAAGAATATAGCACTTTTCCAGCTTATTGCAAAAGAACAGCATCTGactaaaacagaaaatgaagacaacGTAGCTCCGTATTAAAGACAAAGACCATAGTGATTGTCTTTATCATTTCATTATCTTGAAAAAGGAATGCAAGCCAGAACATAATTTGTTTCCCAGACACACTTTAATTCCCCAGTTTAGAGCTATGTAGTTTTCTTCAAAGAACTCTAAACCAGGTTTATTGCTGGACACTCATCATACCTCTTCTGCATCTTTCAAGAGCTGTGAAAGAGCAGGGTTTTGTCAGTTTGTGTTTCACAGTagcattaacaaaaaaatccacaatttctgtcagtttaaagTTTCTTGGGGCAAGCTAGTACTAATACAAGCAAAAATATGAGTTCCTTTTATCTGAAAGTCAAAACGACAGGGAAGCAGTTTGGTATAAAAACATTATAACTCCATGGTTTTGGTGCCTCCaatttttattatatgtatACATGCCCACAGCTTGGCATAAAACTGTTTCTGAGGGTTCATTCTCTGGTGCCTCATCCAGTTCAAAACTCCGGCCTCTTGGAAACACCTTCCACAGACATGCCTGGCAGTACAAGCACAATGACAGGTACCCTTGTGAGAAGCCTACACATCCTTTGGTGCCAGAAGCTGGCTGTTTACTGCAACACCAAACCAAGAGTCATTAAAAGTCATTAAAAACTAACACCTccatcagcagcaaaaaaaaaaaacccaaccaaagaCAAGAACAAAAGACCTCCCACCAACATAACTCATTTACAAtgaacaacatgaaaaaaaagaatcagtcCTTTGCTTTTTGTTACTTCTAAATGCTGGATCTTTGATTCCTACTGAATATTTGAAGATGtcttagaaaatatttaggTAGAGAATCTCAGAAGGTAGatcaaaatcccaaagaacATGCCAGAGAAGCATGAATGTTTGCATTCCTTTCATTCTATcattaaaatacttcttttttaaatttgtacTGCATTAAAACTGCACTGAACCATACCAACCAATTATGCCAGGTATTTCCACAAATACTTCCAACTTCAATGTCTCCCTGAGGTTTCAGGTTTATTAGGACACAAGGGGGCTGGCAGCCAAATCTTTCTATAAAGCTGCTTAAcacattttgctgctttcagtgCACTCAGTTCTGGTAAAAGCTCGGAGCACAAACCGAGGCTTACCAGGGATGTGCAAGGCACACCAGGGATGGATTTAAAGTACATTAATGAGCCACACTGGCAAGCCAGCTGCAAACACCAGCTCCATGGTCAACACAAAGAAATTTCCCTGCTTCCACTGAGATTTCAAGCATGTCACATTTATGACAAGAAACAGCATGGCCTGCACAGGCAGCTAccacacagcagctggcacCTCTAGTGTAAGTAGTGCATGAATGTCCTCTCCTTCCTGCATGCTCACCAAGTTTTATAGTTTAACCAAATCAAACATGACAGCACAAAATCTTTCCTAAGTGTAGGCTCTTCTTTCAGACCACTTAACCCAATCTCTCTTTCCTACCCTTAAAATACTTGGTATTACTGTTGCACTATTAATCCATACTGGGCCACAACACAGACATGCTGAGATTACCAGGATGAGAAGAGCTGTAGTTTCCCTTTTCACTGtcaaaaggttttaaaattagAGCTTTTCTTTTGTTAGGGCACAGCTGAAACCAGATTTTCCACTGTGCATACATTGGTCAAATCTGCATAACTGGAAACTAATTGGATGTGTTTCCCACAACACATAGCCTGAAGCCTGAAACAAACAGCATGAGCAGACTTGGATATAAACCAAGTGCTCTTTCATTAGCTACACAACAAGGTATTCTGAGGTGTGCAGAGCAACATTCTTCTGCAGTACCAGTATGGAAATGCAAGAACACTTCTACaagaaaaagactaaaaattCTAACCCAGTAAATACAAATTCAACACATCCCCTAACTAAGAGAACTGCAagcaaataaattatattttgcaaCTCACAAACCATTATTTCACCCCTAAGGGGCACATCTTTCCAGTCTCACCCCTGTGAGAGAGACAAAAGTTTACTAAGTTGTATTTCCCTTGTTCTGGGGTTGCCTTTTTTTGGCAAGGGGGGGTTAGtaatttggttttggggtggttttttcttgttgttgttgttttcaagtctgctctgaagaaaaggaCATCCTATTTTGAGATAGCAAGAGAAAAGATTATATTTGTAATTACACTATAGAAACAGACAGAAGTTCAAACTACAAGGTCACCTCCACTATTCACTTCAACGAGGAGATTAAGAGATTTGAACAGGTTTCAACTTACATCCCCATCCAATGAGAGTGCCATGGAATGATGAGAGCCACAAGCTACTTCCACCACTTTCTTTATTAAGAGATTTGTGCAAACTTGAACAGGAGTAATGCCCTGATTGGTTGTGCCATTTCCAAGTTGGCTGTAACCATTATGTCCCCAAGCATACACTTCACcatctgcaaaaatatttgcGATGAGAACCACTAAAAATTCCAGGGAGGTTAAGacagaattttaagaaattagCAAATACCAACAGGGAATTGAAAGGATATTAACAAAAAGTGAAACTATTATAAGAATCATCTGTATGCTAGAAAATTACATCCTTTGTTTTATATTTGTCTGTCACAGCATATCCTCTAGATTGTGGAAATACATGGAAGTGCACAGGTAAGACAAAGTATGTCATAAGTGACAGTGTAAAATGCTCCAGCCTCAACATAGTGGAAATGGAAACTTTAGCAATTACAAAATCCATTTACTTCCACTTAAGACCAACAAGAACCTCTTAGTGTACGTTAGCCAGTTAACAAGTTAATACAATTACACTATAATCCATTCCTGTTAAATGCAAGTTTAGCTTAAAATCTCTAACTTATGTTTCTATACTAAATATTACTTTTCTACCTTCAGTACAAAGAACAACATGGGGTCCACTTCCATAACTGAGACTGGAGATCTTCTTTCCACATAAGGCTTCCAATTTCTTTGGTACTATTGTGCTCTGATTATCTCCAGTTCCCAAACAATTACTGCAATTCAGTCCAAAAACAaatacctggaaaaaaaaagaatactcACTTCAAATGTATTATACTCAATTATGCACAGATGTGTAATACTCAGGTCTTCATTAACTGAGGACAGAGTTTCACCTTGGACCTCCAGGGGCCAGAGACATCCCACATGGAAATTAACAACCTCAAGAGACTGCACAAGGGCACTCTGGATGTTAAACTGACGAGTCTGAATTATAAAGATTTGTACAGTCCTGGAAGTtaggctttttattttcaggaactGCACCATAACAAGTGGAAAGAAAGTGGAAGCCACCaccttcttttaaaagcagtttgtaAATAGCAAATAAAGCATAAGCATGTAAAGAGCTATATTGTGGGAGGCTCATCCTACAGGCACTATGGATAggactttgggggaaaaaaatccttctctaCCCAGTCTTACAAGAAACCTTCCCATTAATACATCCCAGAACACCTGTCTCATTTTCTTTGAGCAGCACTATGCTAACACATAGTGAGTTTATGAATCATTAAAATCTACAGATAAtctttcacagtattttttacTTAGCAAGCCATAACCTCATTTTCTATCTTCATACCTGTTTGCACTTAACTTCAAGCTACCACACCTTCTTTTAAATTCTGCCTGTCTTCCAAAGTGCATATAATCCATCCTGGCCTTTGCCATGCGAAAGTTTTCTAAACAGTCCATTTATATTATCCCCacacaaaacttaaaaaaaaattcaaacattaTATCCACCACATTTTAGCTTTCACGTAATGCTTTTAAGAAGCTATTAATCTACAAGCATTCTGAAACCAGCTACTTGTGGCAGCTCACCTCGTCATTGTGCGTGATGTAAATGGCTTCATTGGCAGACGTCCCGAACACACACGCTTTCCGAATGGAAGCAATTTCTTGGGGGGAAAGTAAGGTAAATATTGGCCACTTGCCTACATCCACCATGATGCTGCTGTGTGTCATGACGCCTCTACAAGCAAGAGGACATtgctgcaacaaaaaaaaaacaaaccaaaaagctaATTAAAAAGAGTATTTTGCACTTTCATTAACAGACAGTAAGGGAAATTCCTTTACGTGGAGAAAAGACAGGTAACTCTGAAAGTAAATATTCTATTCTGTATGAAATATGTAATTGTATTTCCATGTATTTAGGTGAACAAAAAGCTAGTCACTGGAAAAACAAGTTGTTTGCTTAACAGGGTATTTAAGTAAACTATATTCAATAGGGCTAAACATTTGCTCTTTAACAAGCAAACTTATTAAAAATTTGTGATCTAGCAAATATCCACTGGTGGCAGAGTGGAATTCCGAGGGAATTTTCAAAGGGGATTTCAGCTGCAATtctaatttataaaattttcacttgtatttttttttgttatcttaCAAGTCATAAATGCCACGTAAGCAAGCAATTGCTACATATGTgaaacatgcaaataaaaataaggctGGGGCTGTTGTGAACATGACCCAAATCTGCCATCTCTTGTGTAATCAAAAGCTGTTATGgtcaaaaaaatatttgtgagagCAGGAAAGCATGAGCTTGTGCAATTAGGCAGTGAAACACATCTGAGAACAGCAATTAAGTAAAATTGCCATAATCTGCTACTTAGAAACCAGGTGGATCACATTAACAGCTGGAAACATGACAGGGTATAGAGATGTTTGCCAATGAAAACAAACATATAGAACCCATTCTTCTCCAGTGCTCCCTCTTCCCAATTTCCCCAGGAtgactgcagcagctcaggagcaaAGCTGACAGCACAAACACCCAGAGCTCATTGAGGCACTCAACCCTGCACATCACATCGCTCACACCCTGAAGGGACTCTGCTGCTTACAATCTATGAtccatgcccagggctgtcAGCAAGTTCTGGGAAATGTGGAGAGCATTAGGTGAAGAACTCCACAGAATGTCAGTGACAAGACAAATCAccataaaatagtaaaaaccAAGGAGGCAGGGAATTGTTCCATGGGTAAGAATTGCAGTCTCTACCCAGATGCCATCCTCTCATCAACACTTAgttctttcctttccatttgtTTGCTACAGTGCAACCCAATCCCCCTattctttgctttgctgctttcaAGTCAGGCTACCTCCTGATGGTGCCTGGGTACCAGGTATGGATAACAGTGAGAACACAAGACAGCCTCTCTGCTCTTCTTCTGATGCTTGGTTCTCAAACTGGGCTGACACCCAAGACTGGGCTTCAGAAAGCCATTTAACAACAGCAGTCAATTGCTATTCAGTGCAGATGTTTCTTGGAagaagggaattaaaaaaacagcaataacaacaattaaaaaattaattttgagacACACAGAGGTCACTGTGGAATTatgtccattaaaaaaatagccTAACACAAAACCCAAGCAGAGTTGCTTCCTTATTAGATTTCATAACTTTGATCCAATAAACCCTGCTCTGCTCTACAGGCACCTCTCTTACTAAGAGCCTGACTTAACTTTCCATTTCACATTTGAAGCAGATCTTGAAAACACCTGAAATCTCCAGATGGCAAATGCATAATAGATTTATTTGTAGAAtagtttttgttggtttttttttttgcaagtctACCTAATGGCAAGGCATAGCACATTCTACACAGCTAAACAGGTTTGGATGCATTTAAGccttcttaatttctttctagtGCAGTTACAAGCACAGGCTAGTTAGTTGCTAAGATTTGTCACCTCACCTTGGCAAGTCTTTTAACATATGACACTATCAATCAATTAAAACAAGGCAGCAATTACTTGTTCTTTCGAGCAGACCAAGGAAGTGTCCCTTCTGACTTCACCTATTTAACTTGCCTCATATAATATACAACTGCCAAAGCACAAACTTGTCAACCTGGATTttaagaaaactattttctacACTGAAGTAATTTTCAACATAACCTGTGAAGACAGGAAGACAAGGTGATATTTTGCCAGAGAATATCCTAGCCAATTGACAAGCTTTACAGCACCCAGAGAACCTACTCTACTCTAAAAGTAAAAAGTGTAATATGTGttgccttttctctcccttgctGATCTGTGCACTAGGTCTCCAATCTATTTGACTTCTTTCTCTTTGGCTCTGTATGACTCAGATAATCACTGCTCTCTGACAAAACCTTTCCAAGCACTTCCAAAACTTATGCAAGTTATGCTGCACTTCCCACACCTCACAGCTCAACCTGACATCTTGTCAAATTAATACTGATAGATAAAAGCTTTCAAGCAGGAGACTTCCCAAATTGGAGATACAAGCAATTAACTCCATCCACAGGTGAAGATCCTTACAATTGTTAACAGGTGTTAACATTGCTTTTCCCAAAACCACACTGTATATTTTCAGCCATTTCAGCTGTTACTACAATTCTACAGTTATTTCAGGGGTTTTCCTCAAAAGGTTCTTAAGCACAATTCATCTGCCACTGGCAAGCTTGTTTCTTTAATAAATCTCAATCCTAAATTCTATCCAGGATTTAGCAACCAATGAAGGTTCACAAAAATCCTTAAACCAAACGAACAACAAAAAACACTCACTTGCCTTTTATGTAATATGTACTGTTTCTCCTCAAAGACACACTTTTCCCTTATCTTGAAATATTAACTACTGTCCTTAGATTCTGCTGTTTGCTGGAGTACCTATCATCACTGGCTTTCAATATTTCTATGGTAGCAACAGCAGCTGTTTTCCTTTATCCTTTTGTCTAAGAGAAATTACATATAAACCTGAAAGTTCTGGGCCTTATACACTGACTACTGTTTCTTAACTGTAATTGTGCATAGAAAACTGATTTAActatttattcttcattttccacagaaaataaatgctcCACCTAGGCAGAAGCACCacctttttctctctaaaaacAGATTCCTTAACAACCCCAGCCAATTTCCTAGGTGCCCAATAAAAGTTCTGGCAgtcacaggaaggaaaaacaatctACTAGTGAGGAAGAAAGTATTTgagaaatctatttttaaatgtaggaCTGTAAATGGAGGTATCAGTAAAGTCACCCAGTGTTAATCAAAACTGAAACCAAACTGATTCTAGCATCCTGTAGGACATACAGCACACTTCCCAAAAGAGCAGATGCTCTGTGATACCATGACTGACCCTCACACCAAGCACATGCTTCATCCGTGCACAACATTTGTCTGAATCTGGCGGGGACAGTGGAAAGTTTCTTCTGGGCAAATCCTTGCCACGGAAGGCTGATGATCCAGGAGACTCCAGACATGGCaccacaagcagcagcacaaagaaacGCAGCGTCCTTCCCTCACCCTTCCTGCAGAGTGTCAGTCCCACACCTAAGGTTATTTACTTTTCTTGACAGGACCCTGCTACATCACACACCGTGCAAGGGCTGCACTTCTGCTGAGAAGTTTGTAAGGGCAAATGTGCCAGATGGAGCCCCAAGCAGCCAAGGTACTTTAATCTGCATGCTAATAGCTCTCTCAATATATTAGCTTCAGGCTATTGCTCTGATTCTGTGTGCAacaaagcaacagcagcagctctgaggagtaTCCCGTCATATATCAACACTCAGATCTTAAGTTAATTGCAAATAAAAACCTTATGAGTATAAAACCCCTGAGCTTAAACTGGTTGCCCAAATTGCTTTTAGAAACACTGCATGCCACCTTTCAACTGTTAATTTCTGCTGCATGATGCAGAGATAAACAATTATACAGCACAAAGCTTTACTTCTGCTGCAAAATGAACCAGCAGAGGGAGTTTATATCAACAACACCCCTTCTCACGGCTCTGACATCTCCAAAATGATCCAACAACCTCAGTatccaaacagaaacaaatcacTCCTGGAATTTCACTCGGgctaaaaataagtaaaaaggGCGACTtgtaaaagaaaggaaactgaaCTGGCCACATATtgtgatgaaaaagaaattgacCTCAGGGTAAGCACCAACATTAAGGGAAAAACATTTACATCTGCTCACAATTTAAAAAAGCCACACACTTTTGGAGTCATAGGCACCTCAAAAATTCTGTGTTAATCTGCTGCCTACGCATTCATCTCCTCAGTAATTTGCTTACTAAATAAAAAGCCTGCAAGCCGATTCACAGTGGCACATGAAAGACAAACATGAAtcctgccttaaaaaaaaaggcagcgtttacaaaatgctttgttaaaattattttagatacTGTTCCACAGAGTTTATAGTTCAGCTAAATAAATCCACGCTGGATAGAACAATAGCCTAACACAACATCCTACCGGGAAAACAGTACCAATTGTCCTCGGGACAAAAAAACTACAGTTAACTCCTCAAAGATTATCCCCTTATTTGCAAAGGCTGCTGGAACACAATCACACGTTTGTTTGTTTCACTCCCTCCTCAGGCTCCAATGTCGCAGCTTATTCCAGCTAAGCAGACCTACTCCTGCACAGAAAAACTGCAGGCTCAGGCCTTCATTTCTCCTAATTGCCTTTGGGAATTATGAACAGCAGTGAGAACACAAAAGCTGGGATATCTGGTTTTAGAAAAACACAGAGTGACTGGCACACTTAATCCCTTTTTAATTTAAGTACACCTTAACCAAGGAATTATCAAATCCTTCACGTCACACCCATCTTCCCCCGGTCtacatttgctttttttgatTTCATATTTTGGCACTGAGAAGGAATAGAGAAACCATATACTATCATTATATTAACAATACTATTGATGTTAAGTAGATGTATGAACCAAGGGATGCTACTGAGCCATTCTCCCTGCCAGTGAAGAGACTTGCGCTCCCTGAAAACGTGCGCCTTAACTTATTTTCCTTGGACCTTACAGGAAGCAAAATTTCTATGGTGAAACTCATGTGTTCCAAACCTCtacacaatttattttcagatgccCTCAATGAGCCACACAGGGGAGGCAAGAACTGCTGATCCAAGGGCTGACAACCAGACCTCCTGTTTGCTTTGAGCAGCCAGCTGAGAGAGGTAAGCAAGCAAAAAGCACCACCATGCACGTCAATGCCACTGAACGTGACTGCTTTAGCCACAGGAAACCATCCTTATGAGGATGACAGTCATCCGCCCACCATAACAAACCTCCAATTACAAAACTGTAATTACAACCACACTttgccttattttctttttttccccctacgCTAAACCATTAGTGCAACGTATCAAATCCATTCACTGAAGACATTTTCTAAAGCAATGCCTGTCTTCCAATCTGACACAGAGAGATAAGCGTTCAAGAGGAATCATTCACATTAAAGCAACTAAAGAATGAATGCATCTTTCCAAACAGCTTCTAAAGTTTTTCCAAAAATACTCTGTGCTCCAAGCACATTTCCATTTATGATGTCTTGTACCCTCTTAATCCCACCCCTTGTCGGAACGATTAAAGCCCATTTTACCTTCCGTCAGTAGAGGACAGCACAAACGGGTCACTTGAACTTTCTAAATCAGAACCCTGCAAGTTCCTTATAAAACAGGCAAATATTCCTTTAGCGTTAATTTACAAGAGTTTTCTAAACTGAAACTCTGCAagttcctttaaaaacacaacaaagcacagcaaagcaaatcCCCCTTCAGCTTAGAAGAAGCGCGTTAAAAACCCGAATAAACGCTGCAACTATTCATAGAAAGCAGGGCAAGGAAGAACAAAAAGCGTTGAGTTTTTCCTGCCcctgggttgtttgtttttttcccgACCAGCCGGGTACCTCGAAGCCGGCGACAAAAGGGAAGGATAAACCGCAACACCACGagccaggaaaataaaagtgaaaaaaatcagtaagacCACACAGGGTTAAAGACGTGCAGTAGGAGACTTCCAGAGGGCTGTGGGGGAAACTGGCTGGCGGCGAGACAGACGCGGGTGAGggtccccaccccagccctgctgcggCGACAAGgaccctctccctccctccgcTCCTCGCTCTCCCACTCCGCACGGGCACCGCCACCCTCGCAGCCCCGGTGCCCGCCCGCTGCCC
This genomic interval carries:
- the RCBTB1 gene encoding RCC1 and BTB domain-containing protein 1, which encodes MTHSSIMVDVGKWPIFTLLSPQEIASIRKACVFGTSANEAIYITHNDEVFVFGLNCSNCLGTGDNQSTIVPKKLEALCGKKISSLSYGSGPHVVLCTEDGEVYAWGHNGYSQLGNGTTNQGITPVQVCTNLLIKKVVEVACGSHHSMALSLDGDLYAWGYNNCGQVGSGSTANQPTPRRVSNCLQGKIVVGIACGQTSSMAVVNNGEVYGWGYNGNGQLGLGNNGNQLTPCRVAALHSVCVLQIACGYAHTLALTDEGLLYAWGANTYGQLGTGNKSNQLSPVQIMMEKERVVEIAACHSAHTSAAKTQSGQVYMWGQCRGQSVTFPHLTHFACTDDVFACFATPAVMWRLLSVEHEDFLTVAESLKKEFDSPETSDLKFRVDGKYIHVHKAVLKIRCEHFRTMFQSYWNEDMKEVIEIDQFSYPVYRAFLEYLYTDSVDLPPEDAIGLLDLATSYCENRLKKLCQHIIKRGITVENAFSLLSAAVRYDAEDLEEFCFKFCVNHLTEVTQTTAFWQMDGPLLKEFIAKASKCGAFKN